A genomic window from Vagococcus sp. CY52-2 includes:
- a CDS encoding Asp23/Gls24 family envelope stress response protein → MSENKNLVLSNQNQAIDGEIVVAPEVIEVIVGIAASKVSGVYGMRGNLASNVAELFGSSVHDKGVYLTNDAGKIKIDLYCFLNYGVSVPKTAIDMQEKVKQQVLYMTDLEIAEVNVHVVGVVPEKTTLPDLNELFDSEDEED, encoded by the coding sequence ATGTCAGAAAATAAAAATTTGGTATTAAGTAACCAAAATCAAGCGATTGATGGAGAAATTGTCGTTGCTCCTGAAGTCATAGAAGTTATTGTTGGTATTGCTGCATCCAAAGTATCTGGTGTTTATGGTATGCGCGGTAACTTAGCATCTAACGTTGCTGAACTGTTTGGAAGTTCTGTTCATGACAAAGGTGTGTATTTAACAAATGATGCTGGCAAGATTAAAATTGACCTGTATTGCTTCTTGAATTATGGTGTATCAGTGCCTAAAACAGCTATTGATATGCAAGAAAAGGTGAAACAACAGGTTCTTTATATGACAGATTTAGAGATAGCAGAAGTAAATGTCCATGTTGTTGGCGTTGTTCCTGAAAAAACAACATTGCCAGATTTAAATGAATTATTTGATTCAGAAGATGAGGAAGATTAG
- the folD gene encoding bifunctional methylenetetrahydrofolate dehydrogenase/methenyltetrahydrofolate cyclohydrolase FolD, producing MTVILDGKALANKMQEDLANEVAEWKTKGYRIPTLVVILIGEDSASKVYVKNKEKSAQKIGFNSIVRRLDTTIKEEDLLSIIESYNQDDSVDGILVQLPLPKHIDEEKVLLAIDPRKDVDGFHPLNVGKLFVGDPDMHPCTPYGIITLLKEHNVQLAGKKVVIIGRSNIVGKPLMHMMLNEDATVTIAHSKTKNLKDETLTADVLVAAIGQAEFITSDYVKEGAVVVDVGMNRNSEGKLVGDVDYQDVLPKVSAITPVPGGVGPMTITMLMEQTMNQGRKYCGEEKE from the coding sequence ATGACAGTAATTTTAGACGGGAAAGCATTAGCAAATAAAATGCAAGAAGATTTAGCCAATGAAGTGGCAGAATGGAAAACTAAAGGTTATCGTATACCAACACTTGTGGTCATTTTAATCGGAGAAGATAGTGCAAGTAAGGTATATGTTAAAAATAAAGAGAAATCAGCACAAAAAATAGGATTTAATTCAATTGTGAGACGATTAGATACAACGATTAAAGAAGAAGATCTTTTATCAATTATTGAATCATACAATCAAGATGATTCAGTAGATGGTATTTTAGTTCAACTACCGCTACCAAAACATATAGATGAAGAAAAAGTATTATTAGCCATTGATCCTAGAAAGGATGTGGATGGTTTCCATCCTTTAAATGTTGGAAAATTATTTGTAGGAGATCCAGACATGCATCCATGTACTCCATATGGCATTATTACTTTGTTAAAAGAGCATAATGTTCAACTTGCTGGGAAAAAAGTTGTGATTATTGGTCGAAGTAATATCGTCGGTAAACCATTGATGCATATGATGTTGAATGAAGATGCGACTGTGACAATTGCTCATTCAAAAACAAAAAATTTGAAGGATGAAACGCTAACGGCAGACGTGTTGGTAGCTGCAATTGGACAAGCTGAATTTATCACATCAGATTATGTGAAAGAAGGAGCTGTTGTGGTTGATGTTGGAATGAATCGTAATAGTGAGGGCAAATTAGTTGGAGATGTTGATTACCAAGATGTATTGCCAAAAGTTAGTGCCATCACACCTGTTCCAGGAGGCGTTGGACCAATGACTATAACAATGTTAATGGAGCAAACCATGAACCAGGGAAGAAAGTATTGTGGTGAAGAAAAAGAATGA
- the nusB gene encoding transcription antitermination factor NusB: protein MGLTRHQLREVAFQTIFSMMYQEDAAIIDSISYTLSLMDESFELEEEDLVIPTYLEVVVTGITEKQDILDEVIEKHLKGWKINRLAKADLIILRLAIFEMLYLKDIPNKVSLNEALELAKTYSDDESKRFINGVLSSVLEDIETETV, encoded by the coding sequence GTGGGATTAACAAGACACCAATTAAGAGAAGTAGCTTTTCAAACAATTTTTTCAATGATGTATCAAGAAGATGCTGCAATTATTGATTCCATTAGTTATACACTATCACTAATGGATGAGAGTTTTGAGTTAGAGGAAGAAGATTTAGTGATTCCTACTTATTTAGAAGTGGTTGTAACTGGGATTACGGAAAAACAAGACATACTTGACGAAGTGATTGAAAAACATTTGAAAGGATGGAAAATTAATCGTTTAGCTAAAGCTGATTTGATTATTTTACGTCTAGCCATTTTTGAAATGCTATATTTAAAAGATATACCTAACAAAGTATCATTGAATGAGGCGCTTGAATTAGCTAAAACGTATAGCGATGACGAATCGAAACGTTTTATTAATGGTGTTTTGTCATCAGTATTAGAAGATATAGAAACAGAAACTGTTTAA